In Desulfatirhabdium butyrativorans DSM 18734, one genomic interval encodes:
- a CDS encoding prolipoprotein diacylglyceryl transferase family protein: protein MHNFIFLAVLICSLTGLLAWGFGHLPRERWQVFAVIPDKQMDSGSWSGLNLTFYGVFNALAYTFAAAILILLLATGGVPRNQWMALIFLISILCLPAAKIIARFIEGKPNTFTVAGAAFAGMVFAPMIVLGINIATERPDGLSLPLLPVMSALSIAYCFGESIGRLACISFGCCYGRPIASYPVRMQRIFSRFCFVFTGKSKKIAYAHHLDGQAVVPVQAMTCIVLSLTGCVSMVFHLNGNFSTAFLIAVCVEKLWRWISEFFRADFRGVGFITAYQWLSLASIPLAALIVFASPVQGSDLPLDILVGLEALWSPQVLLFLEGIALGIFLYTGRSRVTGSHLQIFVYPDQI from the coding sequence ATGCACAATTTCATTTTTCTGGCTGTTCTGATCTGCAGCCTCACCGGATTGCTGGCCTGGGGTTTTGGCCACCTGCCTCGGGAACGCTGGCAAGTGTTTGCCGTCATTCCGGACAAACAGATGGATTCAGGGAGCTGGAGCGGACTGAATCTGACGTTTTACGGCGTGTTCAATGCATTGGCCTACACCTTTGCAGCCGCCATATTGATCCTGCTGCTGGCAACCGGAGGCGTTCCGAGAAACCAATGGATGGCATTGATTTTCCTGATTTCGATTCTTTGCCTGCCGGCAGCAAAGATCATCGCCCGGTTCATCGAGGGCAAGCCCAATACCTTCACGGTGGCCGGTGCGGCTTTTGCCGGAATGGTGTTTGCGCCCATGATCGTTTTGGGGATCAACATCGCCACCGAGCGACCTGATGGCCTTTCGCTTCCGCTGTTGCCGGTGATGTCGGCATTGAGCATTGCATACTGTTTCGGCGAGAGCATCGGCCGTCTTGCCTGTATCAGTTTCGGATGCTGTTACGGCAGGCCGATCGCAAGCTACCCCGTCCGGATGCAACGCATCTTCAGCCGATTTTGCTTTGTGTTCACCGGAAAATCGAAGAAAATCGCTTACGCCCATCACCTGGATGGTCAAGCGGTGGTGCCGGTTCAAGCCATGACTTGCATCGTCCTTTCTCTTACCGGATGCGTTTCCATGGTTTTCCACCTGAACGGCAATTTTTCGACGGCATTCCTGATTGCTGTTTGCGTCGAAAAGCTCTGGCGCTGGATATCCGAATTTTTTCGAGCGGATTTTCGAGGGGTCGGTTTCATCACGGCATATCAGTGGCTCTCGCTCGCATCGATCCCCTTGGCTGCTCTCATTGTCTTCGCTTCCCCTGTCCAAGGCAGCGATCTTCCCCTGGATATTCTTGTCGGGCTCGAAGCCTTGTGGAGTCCACAGGTGCTTCTCTTTCTCGAAGGCATCGCCCTTGGCATATTTCTCTATACGGGAAGAAGCCGGGTGACGGGATCCCATCTCCAGATTTTTGTATATCCGGACCAAATATAG
- a CDS encoding phosphatidylserine decarboxylase: MRALPHQYVDRSTGAVQNETLLGDRVIFWMYNRLRERPGAMFRALVSGRFSKLLGWFHYDLMRPIHPEHIRRTVCSLKINETEFVKDIQRMNTFRELFERQIRYWECRPMNENQNAIVSPSDARVLVGSFSTDSSLHIKDKLFEYDELLGLHHPEWRALFRGGDFAVFRLTPDKYHYNHMPVSGYIADIYDISGLYHACNPTAAIQAVTPLSKNRRTVSIVDTDVADGTGIGYVAIIEIAALMIGDIVQCYSDKRYESPKPISSGMFVRKGQPKSLFRPGSSTTLLIFEKDRIRFSSDLLQNQWRQDVSSRYSIGFGCHLVETDVLVRSDIASANRETIAHPIDVPHYLFHEMSGEKCPGMTITNEAGL; encoded by the coding sequence ATGAGGGCCTTACCGCATCAGTATGTCGATCGCTCAACCGGGGCCGTCCAAAACGAAACATTGCTTGGAGACCGGGTGATATTCTGGATGTACAACCGGCTTCGGGAAAGACCCGGTGCGATGTTCCGGGCGCTTGTTTCGGGAAGGTTTTCCAAGCTCCTGGGCTGGTTCCACTATGACCTCATGCGCCCCATTCACCCCGAACACATCAGGCGCACCGTTTGTTCCCTGAAAATCAATGAAACCGAATTCGTAAAGGATATCCAAAGGATGAATACATTTCGCGAATTGTTCGAACGTCAGATCCGCTATTGGGAATGCCGCCCAATGAACGAAAACCAGAACGCCATCGTATCGCCATCGGATGCCCGAGTACTTGTCGGCTCGTTTTCAACCGACAGCAGCCTTCACATCAAGGATAAATTGTTCGAATACGACGAACTGCTCGGATTGCATCACCCCGAATGGCGGGCGCTGTTCCGGGGAGGCGATTTCGCCGTCTTTCGCCTGACGCCCGACAAATACCACTACAACCACATGCCCGTATCGGGTTATATAGCGGATATCTATGATATCTCCGGTCTGTATCACGCCTGCAATCCGACGGCCGCCATTCAGGCAGTCACCCCCTTATCCAAGAACCGCAGAACCGTCAGTATTGTCGATACGGACGTCGCCGATGGAACCGGTATCGGTTATGTCGCCATAATCGAAATCGCCGCCCTGATGATCGGCGACATCGTTCAATGTTACAGCGATAAGCGTTATGAATCGCCCAAGCCCATCTCTTCCGGTATGTTCGTCCGAAAAGGGCAACCCAAGAGCCTTTTCAGACCGGGGAGTTCGACGACCCTGCTGATTTTCGAAAAAGACCGTATCCGCTTCTCATCCGATCTGCTGCAGAACCAATGGCGTCAGGATGTGAGCAGCCGCTACAGCATCGGTTTCGGTTGTCATCTGGTGGAAACGGACGTGCTCGTCCGTTCCGATATCGCTTCTGCGAACCGCGAAACCATAGCGCATCCCATCGATGTCCCCCATTACCTGTTTCATGAAATGTCTGGCGAAAAGTGCCCTGGTATGACGATTACAAACGAGGCTGGTCTGTAA